Proteins found in one Sporosarcina jeotgali genomic segment:
- a CDS encoding AIM24 family protein, whose amino-acid sequence MNVRRRQLVCDVSQSNITIQAGAMQWMAGDVRATTGIKGVGDFIGKTIRGKMTKESGIKPEYTGTGTLVLEPTFKHILLLDIDEWNQSLVIEDGLFLACDSGLKHKAVMRTNLSSAALGGGRSFQSWTDRTRNDCTGIFRIERGTYRNRVRK is encoded by the coding sequence ATGAATGTACGAAGAAGACAGCTAGTATGCGATGTTAGTCAGTCGAACATAACGATTCAGGCAGGAGCTATGCAATGGATGGCAGGAGATGTGAGAGCGACCACTGGCATTAAGGGTGTAGGAGACTTTATTGGAAAAACGATTCGAGGCAAAATGACCAAAGAATCGGGCATCAAACCTGAATACACGGGAACCGGTACACTTGTTTTGGAACCGACGTTCAAGCATATATTGCTATTGGATATTGACGAGTGGAATCAGTCACTCGTCATTGAAGATGGACTCTTTTTGGCTTGTGATTCAGGATTAAAACATAAGGCCGTGATGCGCACGAATCTTTCTTCTGCTGCATTGGGGGGGGGAAGGTCTTTTCAATCTTGGACTGACCGGACGAGGAACGATTGCACTGGAATCTTCCGTATCGAGAGAGGAACTTATAGAAATCGAGTTAGAAAATGA
- a CDS encoding DUF2075 domain-containing protein, whose protein sequence is MIIYESTKEQFVGDVVNELLVDRLYSSYQQKIGRTSKAEIRSWENSLQKMSNVMQDDEIPKDAAVAIEFNIPNTSKRVDFLIAGNDGAQDHVVIVELKQWDEVEMVPTRDGVVRSYVGKGMRELVHPSYQAWSYAALIEDFNENVQQQEIQLKPCAYLHNYRKTENDPLTDVHYAPHLEKAPVFAKGEIQKLRAFIKKYIRLGDQNRLIYQIENGRIRPSKSLQDTLNNMLKGNEEFIMIDEQKVFYEEAFHLALNSVRTNTKQVMIVEGGPGTGKSVLAINLLVKLIDQELVAMYVTKNAAPRNIYSTKLKKDFKKSHIDNLFKGSGSFTEAEFNEFDILIVDEAHRLNEKSGMFKNKGENQVKELIKGSHFTIFFIDEHQKVTLSDIGSTETIEKYAAEFGAEVITRKLVSQFRCDGSDGYISWLDDVLEIRDTANTNDMGMDYDFRIFDNPNAMLDEIERRNEHNNKSRMMAGYCWEWPKSNRLDVEHFDITLPEHDFGISWNIENTWAIENSSVREAGCIHTAQGLEFDYVGVIIGDDLRMENGQLVTDFTKRAKTDRSLKGIKKLAKEDPEKAHGMADPIIRNTYRTLMTRGQKECFVYCTNPELQEYLKERLEMVTMYQRKREQDLYLVDGSAEY, encoded by the coding sequence ATGATCATTTATGAATCGACGAAAGAACAATTCGTAGGAGATGTCGTCAATGAGCTCCTTGTGGATCGTCTTTACAGCTCCTATCAGCAGAAAATCGGCCGTACTAGTAAAGCGGAAATTCGATCTTGGGAAAACTCTCTTCAAAAGATGTCTAACGTTATGCAGGATGATGAGATACCAAAAGATGCAGCGGTTGCAATCGAGTTTAACATTCCCAATACATCGAAACGAGTGGATTTCCTGATTGCAGGAAATGACGGTGCTCAGGATCATGTTGTAATAGTCGAGTTAAAGCAATGGGATGAGGTCGAGATGGTTCCGACTCGCGATGGAGTCGTCCGGTCTTATGTAGGAAAAGGAATGCGTGAACTCGTCCATCCATCTTATCAGGCGTGGTCGTATGCTGCATTAATCGAGGATTTTAACGAAAACGTCCAGCAACAGGAAATTCAATTGAAGCCTTGTGCTTACTTACATAATTACAGAAAAACAGAAAACGATCCGTTAACAGATGTTCACTATGCACCTCACCTTGAAAAAGCGCCTGTTTTTGCAAAAGGGGAAATTCAAAAGCTTCGGGCATTCATTAAAAAGTACATTCGTTTAGGTGATCAAAACCGTTTAATCTATCAAATTGAAAACGGCAGAATCCGTCCTTCCAAATCACTGCAGGACACACTGAACAACATGCTGAAAGGGAACGAAGAATTCATCATGATTGACGAGCAGAAAGTTTTCTATGAAGAGGCGTTCCACTTAGCCCTCAACAGTGTTCGTACTAACACGAAACAGGTCATGATTGTAGAAGGCGGTCCAGGAACTGGGAAATCCGTGCTGGCCATCAATCTTCTCGTCAAATTGATTGATCAGGAATTAGTGGCGATGTATGTCACTAAAAATGCAGCTCCTCGAAATATCTATTCAACTAAGTTGAAAAAGGATTTCAAGAAGTCCCATATCGATAACCTATTCAAAGGCTCTGGCAGCTTTACAGAAGCTGAATTCAACGAATTCGATATCTTAATTGTTGATGAAGCTCATCGATTGAACGAGAAATCGGGGATGTTCAAGAACAAAGGAGAAAATCAAGTCAAAGAATTGATCAAAGGCTCTCATTTTACTATCTTTTTCATCGATGAACACCAAAAAGTAACACTGAGTGATATCGGCAGCACGGAAACAATCGAAAAATACGCTGCAGAATTCGGTGCAGAAGTTATTACTAGAAAACTCGTTTCTCAGTTTAGATGTGATGGATCAGATGGCTATATTTCATGGCTTGATGATGTGTTGGAAATTAGAGATACTGCCAATACGAACGATATGGGGATGGACTACGATTTTCGGATTTTTGACAATCCGAACGCCATGCTAGATGAAATTGAGAGGCGGAATGAACACAATAATAAATCTCGTATGATGGCGGGCTACTGTTGGGAATGGCCGAAGTCAAACCGACTCGACGTCGAGCACTTTGACATCACTTTACCGGAGCATGATTTTGGCATCAGTTGGAACATAGAAAACACATGGGCAATCGAAAATTCCTCCGTTCGTGAAGCAGGCTGCATCCATACAGCACAAGGACTCGAATTCGATTATGTAGGCGTGATTATAGGTGATGATTTAAGAATGGAAAATGGACAGCTAGTCACGGACTTCACCAAAAGAGCTAAAACCGATCGATCTCTAAAGGGAATTAAAAAGCTTGCGAAAGAAGATCCGGAGAAGGCTCACGGAATGGCGGATCCGATTATTCGGAATACCTATCGGACGCTAATGACTAGAGGGCAGAAGGAGTGCTTTGTTTATTGCACGAATCCTGAGCTGCAGGAGTATTTGAAAGAGCGGTTGGAGATGGTGACGATGTATCAGAGGAAGAGGGAGCAGGATTTGTACTTGGTGGATGGAAGTGCGGAGTACTAG
- a CDS encoding DegV family protein, translating to MARIILTTESGADLPKSLAKKHNIHVVPMHVIMDGKDYLDGHLPVADIFDFYNRTKKIPSTAATNTHEYQEFFKTIRAEFPDSVIVHVGYTSKASVSYQNALTAAEDVKDIYLLDALNVTGGLTAVVMYAAALLEEDPDIDPVRLVEMIEGKVPKSRLAFLPGSLDFLRAGGRVSNMAYLGGALLKIKPCIELVEGKLMSTRKYRGKMEKVAESLFHDYLQQYNIDRQQIYFIYSIGLSVTIKQRIDEIAMKQGFENSMWIEAGAMISTHSGPGGFGIAGLEV from the coding sequence ATGGCAAGAATCATCCTAACAACCGAAAGCGGTGCCGACCTGCCGAAATCTCTAGCAAAGAAGCACAATATACATGTAGTACCGATGCACGTCATCATGGACGGCAAAGACTATTTGGACGGTCATCTGCCTGTAGCAGATATCTTTGATTTTTATAACCGCACGAAAAAAATCCCTTCCACTGCTGCGACGAATACGCATGAGTACCAGGAGTTTTTCAAAACTATCCGAGCGGAGTTTCCTGACAGCGTCATCGTTCATGTAGGCTATACATCAAAAGCGTCTGTTTCCTATCAGAATGCGTTGACGGCTGCGGAAGATGTAAAGGATATTTATTTACTGGATGCGTTAAACGTCACGGGCGGATTGACTGCAGTCGTGATGTATGCGGCTGCCTTGCTCGAAGAAGATCCTGACATCGATCCTGTACGTCTGGTGGAGATGATTGAGGGAAAGGTTCCGAAGTCACGACTGGCCTTCCTTCCCGGCAGTCTGGACTTTCTGCGAGCTGGCGGACGGGTCAGCAATATGGCGTATCTTGGCGGCGCGTTGCTGAAGATCAAGCCGTGTATTGAATTAGTGGAAGGTAAGCTTATGTCGACTAGAAAATACCGTGGTAAGATGGAGAAGGTCGCTGAAAGTCTGTTTCACGATTATCTACAGCAATACAACATCGACAGACAGCAGATCTATTTCATTTATTCGATTGGACTCAGTGTGACGATCAAACAACGGATCGATGAAATTGCGATGAAACAAGGATTCGAGAATAGTATGTGGATTGAGGCTGGAGCGATGATCTCGACGCATTCCGGTCCTGGAGGATTTGGTATTGCGGGGCTGGAAGTGTAA
- a CDS encoding aldo/keto reductase family protein has protein sequence MKNITLNNGIVMPIIGSGTNTYGKEGNEYVGALRGDTQEVDWAIDNGYRHFDTAQVYNNEEVLGQGITKSSLPRKDFFITTKLNTFEGFAGADWAHAEIEKSLKKLQTDTIDLFLLHSPWDQPEEMLEAWGILEDYYKRGVFKAIGVSNFKEADLDVLLENGTVRPAVNQIKSQVGTWNDALIAYNKKNTIETVAWSPLGGIDEPAKRILEKIGNQYGKTYAQVVLRYNIERNVTVIPKSHNKERHAQSLAIFDFELTANDRERISKL, from the coding sequence GTGAAGAATATCACATTGAATAATGGCATCGTTATGCCAATCATTGGCAGTGGCACCAATACGTACGGGAAAGAAGGAAACGAGTATGTAGGTGCTTTAAGAGGAGACACGCAAGAAGTGGACTGGGCGATTGACAATGGCTACCGTCATTTTGACACTGCTCAAGTGTACAATAATGAAGAAGTACTTGGACAAGGGATTACGAAGTCATCTCTGCCGCGTAAGGATTTCTTTATTACGACAAAGCTGAATACATTCGAAGGTTTTGCTGGTGCGGACTGGGCTCATGCTGAAATTGAAAAGAGTTTAAAGAAACTGCAAACAGATACCATTGATCTTTTTCTTCTCCACAGCCCTTGGGATCAACCTGAAGAAATGTTGGAAGCGTGGGGGATTTTAGAAGACTATTATAAGCGCGGTGTGTTTAAGGCAATTGGCGTTTCGAACTTTAAAGAAGCGGACCTCGATGTACTTCTTGAAAATGGGACTGTGCGACCCGCGGTAAACCAAATAAAGTCCCAAGTCGGTACTTGGAATGACGCGTTGATTGCGTATAACAAAAAGAATACGATTGAAACTGTTGCCTGGTCGCCGCTCGGTGGTATCGATGAACCAGCTAAACGGATTTTAGAAAAGATTGGTAATCAATATGGGAAAACATACGCACAAGTTGTGTTGCGTTACAACATTGAGCGGAATGTGACTGTTATTCCTAAGTCTCATAATAAAGAGCGTCATGCACAAAGTTTAGCGATTTTTGACTTCGAACTCACTGCAAACGACCGTGAACGAATTAGTAAATTATAA